A single genomic interval of Nanoarchaeota archaeon harbors:
- a CDS encoding 30S ribosomal protein S17, which yields MITEIDKKEKVQEAASKVQNAKALAPKKERAINGKGIEVKSAQLKEGKTKDIGVPVSNPPKLACSDPNCPYHGHLSIRGRIFEGSVISDKMDKGVVVEWDYLMELPKYKRFMRKKSRVPAHNPPCINAHTGNVVRIAECRPLSKTKSFVVIEILKG from the coding sequence ATGATAACTGAAATCGATAAAAAAGAGAAAGTTCAGGAAGCAGCGAGCAAAGTTCAGAACGCTAAGGCACTTGCGCCTAAAAAAGAGCGTGCTATAAATGGCAAGGGTATTGAAGTAAAATCGGCACAGCTTAAAGAAGGAAAAACAAAAGATATTGGCGTTCCGGTATCAAATCCTCCGAAGCTCGCATGCTCAGATCCGAACTGTCCTTATCATGGACATTTAAGCATCCGAGGAAGAATATTTGAAGGCTCGGTCATCTCAGACAAGATGGACAAAGGCGTTGTCGTAGAATGGGATTATCTAATGGAACTTCCGAAATACAAGAGATTCATGCGAAAGAAATCAAGAGTACCTGCACACAACCCGCCATGTATTAATGCTCACACAGGAAATGTTGTCCGCATCGCTGAATGCAGGCCGCTTTCCAAGACAAAAAGCTTTGTTGTGATAGAAATACTAAAAGGATGA
- a CDS encoding ribonuclease P protein component 1, with product MPITEKNIVRHELIGLEAEIIKSTDAKKQGIKGIIIDETKKMLLLRTDTDEKLVEKAVCEFQLTLPNSKKVDVLGKLFFGRPEERIKKKFPQKWDFFSIAKN from the coding sequence ATGCCAATCACGGAAAAAAACATTGTAAGGCATGAACTTATCGGTCTCGAAGCCGAAATAATCAAATCAACTGATGCAAAAAAGCAGGGAATCAAAGGAATCATAATTGATGAAACCAAAAAAATGCTGCTTTTGCGCACTGATACAGACGAAAAGCTGGTTGAAAAAGCAGTATGCGAATTTCAACTGACTTTGCCAAACAGCAAAAAGGTTGATGTCCTTGGAAAGCTCTTTTTTGGGCGCCCTGAGGAACGCATAAAAAAGAAATTCCCGCAAAAATGGGATTTTTTTAGCATAGCTAAAAATTAA
- a CDS encoding translation initiation factor, with protein MQDICNKCGLPKELCVCETISREVQKVRVYMVKRRFGKLSTVIDGLDEKSVDIKKLVSVLKTELACGGTYKNGAIELQGKHKNKAINILIKQGFSQESISS; from the coding sequence GTGGATTGCCAAAAGAGCTTTGTGTTTGCGAGACCATCTCGCGCGAGGTTCAAAAAGTGCGCGTCTATATGGTAAAAAGAAGATTTGGAAAACTTTCAACAGTTATAGACGGCCTTGATGAAAAAAGCGTTGACATAAAAAAACTTGTCAGTGTGTTAAAAACCGAACTCGCCTGCGGCGGAACCTATAAGAACGGTGCAATTGAGCTGCAGGGAAAACATAAGAACAAGGCAATAAACATCCTGATAAAACAAGGTTTTAGCCAGGAAAGCATTTCCAGCTAA